A window of the Cryptomeria japonica unplaced genomic scaffold, Sugi_1.0 HiC_scaffold_13, whole genome shotgun sequence genome harbors these coding sequences:
- the LOC131860468 gene encoding protein MNN4-like — protein sequence MAASSERTAPSNNRQGGGNNEIVEVFSIPISTKKRKRGEESKNERHTSSKGKEKQEKPTPASAAKKVRFQEEVTTETKEIDERENSILKRRKESSLVENDKKKDEGKEKHSSVEVLDHIHTKNMIEGCVKSMISEAKQEFGKENKNIMDAFQNKARQGNEKRRGSASYKHRADTFDSLPCSHYIRSDMLEAPLSDFDFETELKARIGRVALMNEELQMRMARIREESNDKSC from the exons ATGGCGGCTTCTTCAGAGAGAACCGCGCCATCAAATAATAGGCAGGGCGGAGGGAACAATGAAATTGTTGAGGTTTTTTCAATACCCATTTCAACGAAGAAGCGCAAGAGAGGAGAGGAGTCGAAAAATGAGAGGCATACAAGTAGCAAAGGCAAGGAGAAACAAGAAAAACCTACACCCGCCTCCGCTGCAAAGAAAGTCAGATTCCAGGAGGAGGTAACAACTgagaccaaagaaattgatgaaagGGAAAACAGCATTTTGAAAAGGAGAAAAGAGAGCAGTCTGGTGGAGAATGATAAAAAAAAAGATGAAGGGAAAGAAAAACACTCGAGTGTTGAG GTGCTGGATCACATTCACACCAAGAATATGATTGAGGGGTGTGTGAAATCTATGATAAGTGAAGCAAAACAAGAATTTGGGAAAGAGAACAAGAATATTATGGATGCCTTTCAAAATAAGGCGAGACAAGGAAATGAGAAGCGCAGAGGGTCAGCCTCTTACAAGCACAGGGCTGATACGTTTGATAGTTTACCTTGTTCTCATTACATAAGAAGCGATATGTTGGAAGCCCCACTgagtgattttgattttgaaactGAGTTGAAAGCTAGGATTGGACGAGTTGCGTTAATGAATGAAGAACTGCAAATGAGGATGGCGCGAATTCGTGAGGAGTCGAATGATaaaagttgttag